In Vagococcus luciliae, one genomic interval encodes:
- the sufC gene encoding Fe-S cluster assembly ATPase SufC produces the protein MSVLEIKDLHVSIEEKEILKGVNLTMKTGEIHAIMGPNGTGKSTLSAAIMGNPNYTVTKGEILLDGEDVLEMEVDERARAGLFLAVQYPSEIPGITNAEFMRAAMNAKRADDDKISVMDFLDKLDDKMALLDMPEEMAERYLNEGFSGGEKKRNEILQLLMLEPTFAILDEIDSGLDIDALQVVSKGINEMRGDNFGSLIITHYQRLLNYIVPDVVHIMMDGRVVMTGGADLAKRLEEEGYKGISEELGIDYEEKEE, from the coding sequence ATGTCCGTTTTAGAAATAAAGGATTTGCATGTATCAATCGAAGAAAAAGAAATACTAAAAGGTGTTAATTTAACCATGAAAACGGGTGAAATTCATGCCATCATGGGACCAAACGGAACAGGTAAATCAACTTTATCTGCTGCGATTATGGGAAATCCAAATTATACGGTCACTAAAGGTGAAATTCTTTTAGACGGTGAAGATGTATTAGAAATGGAAGTTGACGAGCGTGCACGTGCTGGTCTATTTTTAGCGGTTCAATATCCTAGTGAAATTCCAGGAATTACAAACGCTGAATTTATGCGTGCGGCAATGAACGCAAAACGTGCTGATGATGACAAAATTTCAGTAATGGACTTTTTAGATAAATTAGATGACAAAATGGCGTTATTAGATATGCCGGAAGAAATGGCTGAACGTTACTTAAACGAGGGATTCTCTGGCGGAGAGAAAAAACGTAATGAAATTCTTCAATTATTAATGTTAGAACCAACGTTTGCGATTTTAGATGAAATCGATTCAGGTCTTGATATTGATGCCTTACAAGTTGTGTCAAAAGGAATCAATGAAATGCGTGGGGATAACTTTGGTTCACTTATCATCACTCACTACCAACGTCTATTAAACTATATCGTGCCAGATGTGGTTCATATTATGATGGATGGCCGTGTGGTGATGACTGGTGGTGCTGATTTAGCGAAACGTCTTGAAGAAGAAGGATACAAAGGAATCAGTGAAGAATTAGGAATTGATTACGAAGAAAAAGAAGAATAA
- a CDS encoding cation:proton antiporter, with the protein MNILLALGLIILFTKIADSVAIRLGFPSVVGSLIVGILVGPSVFNIIQSNDSIELLSHLGVILLMFIAGVESDLKILKKYFKPSLITGLLGVLVPFFVFFFASRSFSYSQDTSLFIGLIFGATSLSIAIQVLKELNFIQTKEGSIIIGSSILDDIIVVILLNLVLNLVNPNTTTADVLPFLFKNVLFFLFIYIFGKFILPIILKGLSYFVVPERDVAFSLIMVFLLSFLADWIGMSDIIGAFFAGILISQTPFAEYVERKVTSITSALFAPIFFVSIGLKLVLDGLGENMLLIIVFSVLAIFTKFIGGFLGGKIEKFDNNSSAIIGASLISRGEMALILISLGLEKGFIDQGMYASLVLVIIFTTVIAPILLKWAISFGDNSKKDELDDSVHES; encoded by the coding sequence ATGAATATTTTATTAGCTTTAGGGTTAATTATTTTATTTACAAAAATAGCAGATAGTGTGGCCATTCGGTTAGGGTTTCCATCAGTTGTGGGCAGTTTGATTGTGGGGATTTTAGTGGGACCATCTGTTTTTAACATCATACAAAGCAATGATTCAATCGAGTTGTTATCACACTTAGGGGTTATTCTATTGATGTTTATAGCCGGTGTCGAAAGTGATTTAAAGATATTAAAAAAATATTTTAAGCCATCACTTATTACTGGTCTTCTAGGGGTTTTAGTCCCATTCTTTGTTTTTTTCTTCGCTTCAAGGTCGTTTAGTTATTCTCAAGACACATCCCTTTTTATTGGTTTAATCTTCGGAGCGACTTCACTTAGTATTGCCATTCAGGTATTAAAAGAATTAAATTTCATTCAAACTAAAGAAGGATCCATTATCATAGGATCATCCATTTTAGACGATATTATTGTCGTGATTTTACTAAATCTTGTGTTAAATTTAGTAAACCCCAATACAACGACTGCGGACGTTTTACCGTTTCTATTTAAAAATGTATTGTTCTTCTTATTTATTTATATCTTCGGAAAATTTATTTTACCCATTATTCTTAAAGGATTATCTTACTTTGTGGTTCCCGAAAGAGATGTCGCATTTTCATTGATTATGGTCTTTTTACTTAGCTTTTTAGCTGATTGGATTGGTATGTCAGATATTATTGGTGCATTCTTTGCTGGTATCTTAATCTCGCAAACACCATTTGCTGAATACGTTGAAAGAAAAGTAACCAGTATCACTTCTGCTTTATTTGCCCCAATATTCTTTGTTAGTATTGGATTAAAACTTGTTTTAGATGGTTTAGGCGAAAACATGTTATTAATCATTGTCTTTAGTGTACTAGCTATCTTTACTAAATTTATCGGTGGGTTCCTTGGAGGAAAAATCGAGAAATTTGATAATAATAGTAGTGCCATCATTGGTGCAAGTTTAATCTCTCGAGGAGAAATGGCGTTGATCTTAATATCTTTAGGACTTGAAAAAGGTTTTATCGATCAAGGAATGTATGCGTCTTTAGTTTTAGTTATTATCTTTACCACAGTGATTGCCCCAATATTGTTGAAATGGGCGATTTCGTTTGGAGATAACTCTAAAAAAGATGAGTTAGATGATTCAGTGCATGAATCTTAA
- a CDS encoding MetQ/NlpA family ABC transporter substrate-binding protein — protein MKKTWIKFGVAALAVLALVGCGNNSSKESTSKSSTTDDKVIKVGASPTPHAEILEEAKPLLKEKGYDLEIVTFQDYVLPNKALAEKEIDANYFQHIPYFNKEVKEKGYDFANAGAIHLEKMALYSQKIKDIKELKDGATVLVSNSQTDWGRVIGMLQEAGLVKVKDGVDLTTATFDDIEENPKNLVFKYDIDPAMMATTYQNKEGDLVAINANFAEGIGLNPEKDGILVEDNNSPYANIIAVRSEDKDSDKTKALVEVLHDQKIVDFVNNKWKGTVTIVNQ, from the coding sequence ATGAAGAAAACATGGATTAAATTTGGTGTAGCAGCTCTTGCTGTATTGGCACTAGTCGGTTGTGGAAATAATAGTAGCAAAGAAAGCACATCAAAAAGTAGTACAACAGACGACAAAGTGATTAAGGTTGGAGCCTCTCCAACGCCACATGCTGAAATATTAGAAGAGGCAAAACCATTATTAAAAGAAAAAGGATATGATTTAGAAATCGTGACATTCCAAGATTATGTCTTGCCAAATAAAGCGTTGGCAGAAAAAGAAATTGATGCCAACTATTTCCAACATATTCCATATTTTAATAAAGAAGTAAAAGAAAAAGGATATGATTTTGCTAATGCAGGGGCGATTCATTTAGAAAAGATGGCTCTGTATTCACAAAAAATTAAAGATATTAAAGAGTTAAAAGATGGTGCCACAGTACTTGTAAGTAACTCTCAAACTGACTGGGGTCGTGTGATTGGCATGCTTCAAGAAGCAGGGCTAGTAAAAGTAAAAGATGGTGTGGATCTAACAACCGCAACATTTGATGATATTGAAGAAAATCCTAAAAATTTAGTCTTTAAATATGATATTGATCCAGCGATGATGGCGACGACTTATCAAAATAAAGAGGGCGATTTAGTTGCGATTAATGCCAATTTTGCTGAAGGCATTGGCTTAAATCCTGAAAAAGATGGTATCCTAGTGGAAGACAATAACTCTCCATATGCTAATATCATTGCTGTAAGATCTGAAGATAAAGATTCTGACAAAACAAAAGCTCTTGTAGAAGTATTGCATGATCAAAAAATTGTTGATTTTGTTAATAACAAGTGGAAAGGTACCGTTACGATTGTGAATCAATAA
- a CDS encoding methionine ABC transporter permease → MDKGLIETYFNFSEIKVDDFVKATKETLYMTFVSTFFVVIIGLIIGLMLYYFGKSNKPVGKTLYGIVSIISNTFRSIPFIILIILLFPITKALIGTMLGPTAALPALIISAAPFYARLVDIAFREVDPGVLEASEAMGATQLQIIFKVLIPESIPALISGITVTTITMIGFTAMAGAIGAGGLGSLAYQGGFMGNKHTIIMVATVLILIIVFILQWLGDLLVKLTDKRS, encoded by the coding sequence ATGGATAAAGGACTAATCGAAACATATTTTAATTTTAGTGAAATTAAAGTGGATGATTTTGTGAAAGCCACAAAAGAAACGTTGTATATGACATTTGTGTCAACATTTTTTGTCGTAATTATTGGGTTGATTATTGGTTTAATGCTTTATTATTTTGGAAAAAGTAATAAACCTGTTGGAAAAACACTTTATGGCATTGTTTCAATTATTAGTAACACGTTTCGTTCCATTCCATTTATTATTTTAATTATTTTGTTATTTCCTATAACAAAAGCATTGATTGGGACGATGTTAGGACCAACTGCTGCTTTACCAGCGTTGATTATTTCAGCAGCGCCATTTTACGCACGACTGGTCGATATTGCGTTTCGTGAAGTAGATCCTGGTGTTTTAGAAGCCAGTGAAGCAATGGGCGCAACACAACTGCAAATTATTTTTAAAGTGTTAATTCCTGAGAGTATCCCAGCTTTAATCTCAGGTATTACAGTGACCACCATTACGATGATTGGCTTTACTGCGATGGCAGGGGCGATTGGGGCAGGTGGTCTAGGCTCTCTTGCTTATCAAGGAGGCTTTATGGGAAATAAGCATACGATTATCATGGTCGCAACAGTTTTAATTCTAATCATTGTCTTTATTTTACAATGGCTAGGTGATTTATTAGTAAAATTAACAGATAAAAGAAGCTAA
- a CDS encoding methionine ABC transporter ATP-binding protein translates to MSDIELINVCKTYQTKKQTVEAVKDVNLSIKSGDIFGVIGFSGAGKSTLIRLLNLLESPTSGVIEVDGEDITKLKGKKLREYRQEVGMIFQHFNLLWSRTVLDNVLLPLEFSHVPKDEREEKARELIKLVGLEGRENAYPSQLSGGQKQRVGIARALTNDPQILLCDEATSALDPQTTEEVLDLLLDINKQLGLTIVLITHEMNVIRKICNKVAVMETGRVIETGDTLSVFRHPEHEVTARFIKQDNQEDSEENEEAIQYLLKNYPEGILVRLIFEGDKAKETVISQVIHHYQINVNILQASLRQANSSSFGTMLVQLTGDEATLSESLIFFEQHGVGVEVI, encoded by the coding sequence GTGAGTGATATAGAATTAATTAATGTCTGTAAAACATATCAAACTAAGAAACAAACAGTTGAAGCAGTTAAAGATGTCAATTTATCCATTAAAAGTGGCGATATTTTTGGTGTGATTGGTTTTTCAGGAGCAGGTAAAAGTACCTTGATTCGCTTATTAAATTTATTAGAATCTCCAACCAGTGGCGTGATTGAAGTAGACGGAGAAGATATTACTAAGTTAAAAGGGAAAAAATTGCGAGAGTATCGTCAAGAAGTTGGGATGATATTTCAACATTTTAATCTTTTATGGTCAAGAACCGTATTAGATAACGTCTTACTACCATTAGAATTTAGCCATGTACCAAAGGATGAACGCGAAGAAAAAGCACGTGAATTAATTAAACTAGTTGGTCTTGAAGGACGTGAAAATGCGTACCCTAGTCAATTATCAGGTGGTCAAAAACAGCGTGTGGGAATCGCTCGAGCCCTAACAAATGATCCACAGATTTTATTATGTGATGAAGCAACGAGCGCTCTTGACCCACAAACAACAGAAGAAGTGTTAGACTTGTTGTTAGATATTAATAAACAATTGGGCTTGACTATTGTGTTAATCACTCATGAGATGAATGTAATTCGTAAAATCTGTAATAAAGTGGCTGTCATGGAAACAGGGCGTGTGATTGAAACAGGCGACACCTTATCTGTTTTTAGACACCCAGAGCATGAAGTCACAGCACGATTTATCAAACAAGATAATCAAGAAGATAGTGAAGAAAACGAAGAAGCCATTCAATACTTGCTTAAAAATTATCCTGAAGGGATTCTCGTTCGTTTGATATTTGAAGGGGATAAAGCAAAAGAAACGGTCATTTCACAAGTGATTCATCATTATCAAATTAATGTAAATATTTTACAAGCCAGTCTTAGACAAGCTAATAGTTCCTCTTTTGGAACCATGCTAGTCCAGTTAACAGGAGACGAGGCAACACTTTCAGAAAGTTTGATCTTTTTCGAACAACATGGCGTAGGAGTTGAGGTGATATAA
- the deoC gene encoding deoxyribose-phosphate aldolase, which translates to MNLAKYVDHTLLKPDATREQIKTLCEEAAEYDFASVCVNPFWVSYAAEILADAKAKVCTVIGFPLGANTTETKVFETTNAIENGAEEIDMVINIGALKNKEYDIVEKDIAAVVEASHPKAIVKVIIETCLLTDEEIVKACELSVAANADFVKTSTGFSTGGATPEDVKLMKDTVKDSAFVKASGGVRSKEDAFTMIEMGADRLGTSSGILLVKED; encoded by the coding sequence ATGAATTTAGCAAAATATGTCGATCACACGTTATTAAAACCAGATGCCACAAGAGAGCAAATCAAAACACTATGCGAGGAAGCAGCAGAATACGACTTCGCCTCAGTGTGTGTTAATCCTTTCTGGGTAAGCTACGCAGCAGAAATTTTAGCTGATGCAAAAGCAAAAGTGTGTACCGTTATTGGGTTCCCTTTAGGGGCAAACACAACAGAAACCAAAGTATTTGAAACAACAAATGCTATTGAAAATGGTGCGGAAGAAATTGATATGGTCATTAATATCGGTGCTTTAAAAAATAAAGAATATGACATCGTAGAAAAAGATATTGCCGCAGTCGTTGAAGCAAGTCATCCAAAGGCAATTGTTAAAGTGATTATTGAAACATGTCTTTTAACAGATGAAGAAATCGTTAAAGCGTGTGAATTATCTGTTGCAGCAAACGCTGACTTTGTTAAAACATCAACAGGTTTCTCAACTGGTGGGGCAACACCTGAAGATGTGAAATTAATGAAAGATACAGTTAAAGACAGTGCCTTTGTTAAAGCATCAGGTGGCGTTCGCTCTAAAGAAGATGCCTTCACCATGATTGAAATGGGGGCTGACAGACTTGGAACAAGTTCTGGTATCCTTTTAGTAAAAGAAGACTAA
- a CDS encoding type II restriction endonuclease produces MNYSSYSKMTDADRLDYFMSTLSTTNRTPEYYVNWDKVDRETQKYELELNTLNYLIGKEDIYDKALDLFIKQPHLLKAIPSLIASRDKVLDVLFIDNDDAMEFYKLDFINIDTQKIQGYVDFCNDSGLLTFLEKKAKRSLVDYVYGVEAGLDSNARKNRSGTTMEGILERNVIKVSKELGLDHYPQATAKFIKENWGIEVPVDKSERRFDEAVYNPKTNKVWIIETNYYGGGGSKLKSVSGEFTSLNDLIETSKDDVTFVWVTDGQGWHTAKIPISEAFGHIDNIFNLKMLRDGYFEEMFYE; encoded by the coding sequence ATTAATTACTCATCATATTCTAAAATGACTGATGCAGATAGATTAGATTATTTTATGTCTACTTTATCGACTACAAATAGAACTCCGGAATATTATGTTAATTGGGATAAAGTTGATCGCGAAACGCAAAAATATGAATTAGAATTAAACACATTAAATTATTTAATCGGAAAAGAAGATATTTATGATAAGGCATTAGATTTATTTATTAAACAACCTCACTTATTAAAAGCTATACCTTCTCTAATAGCGAGTCGAGATAAAGTATTAGATGTATTGTTTATTGATAATGATGATGCAATGGAATTTTATAAACTTGATTTTATAAATATAGACACTCAAAAAATTCAAGGGTATGTCGATTTTTGTAACGATTCTGGATTGTTGACTTTTTTAGAAAAAAAAGCAAAACGGTCATTAGTCGATTACGTTTATGGCGTGGAAGCAGGTTTAGATAGTAATGCTAGAAAAAATCGTAGTGGAACGACAATGGAAGGCATACTAGAACGGAATGTTATAAAAGTGAGTAAAGAGCTTGGTTTAGATCATTATCCACAAGCAACAGCAAAATTTATTAAAGAGAATTGGGGTATTGAAGTTCCTGTTGACAAATCTGAAAGAAGGTTTGATGAAGCGGTTTATAATCCGAAAACAAATAAAGTTTGGATTATAGAAACTAATTATTATGGTGGTGGTGGTTCTAAATTAAAATCAGTATCGGGAGAATTTACCTCACTTAATGATCTAATTGAAACTTCTAAAGATGATGTAACGTTTGTTTGGGTTACTGATGGACAAGGGTGGCATACTGCTAAAATACCAATTTCAGAAGCATTTGGTCATATTGATAATATATTTAATTTAAAGATGTTAAGAGATGGTTATTTTGAAGAGATGTTTTATGAGTAA
- a CDS encoding DNA-methyltransferase: MRLREEVYYFDKESGSALVLADTFDFLEKIDEESIDMIFADPPYFLSNDGISCSGGKAVSVNKGEWDKIDSLEAKHEFNRSWIRLAKRTLKPNGTIWISGSLHNIYSVGMALEQEGFKILNNITWQKINPPPNLSCRYFTHSTETVLWARKNDKKARHYYNYDLMKERNGGKQMKDVWMGSLTPLKEKKYGKHPTQKPEYLLEQIILSSTKEEDLVLDPFVGSGTTCVVAKKLGRRYIGIDQEKDYLDLAIKRLQNS, translated from the coding sequence ATGCGATTGAGAGAAGAAGTGTATTACTTTGATAAGGAAAGTGGTTCAGCATTAGTATTAGCAGATACGTTCGATTTTTTAGAAAAGATAGATGAAGAAAGTATAGACATGATTTTTGCAGATCCTCCTTATTTTTTAAGTAATGATGGCATATCATGTAGTGGTGGAAAAGCCGTTTCAGTGAATAAAGGTGAATGGGATAAAATAGATTCTTTAGAAGCTAAACATGAATTTAATCGGTCATGGATTAGATTGGCAAAACGAACGCTCAAGCCTAATGGAACGATTTGGATTTCTGGCTCTTTACATAATATATACTCAGTCGGTATGGCTCTTGAGCAAGAGGGGTTTAAAATTTTAAATAATATAACATGGCAAAAAATAAATCCTCCACCAAATTTGTCGTGTCGCTATTTTACACATTCAACAGAAACAGTATTATGGGCTAGAAAAAATGATAAAAAAGCTCGGCATTATTATAACTATGATTTAATGAAGGAACGAAATGGTGGAAAACAAATGAAAGATGTTTGGATGGGCTCTTTGACACCTTTAAAAGAAAAAAAATATGGGAAACATCCTACTCAAAAACCAGAATACCTTTTGGAACAAATTATATTATCTTCTACAAAAGAGGAAGACCTAGTGTTAGATCCTTTTGTTGGAAGTGGAACAACATGTGTTGTAGCTAAAAAACTAGGTAGACGATATATAGGAATTGATCAAGAAAAAGATTATTTAGATTTAGCAATAAAGAGATTACAAAATAGCTAG
- a CDS encoding DNA adenine methylase, whose product MAETLTSLKPFTKWTGGKRQLLPELITNMPEQYNRYYEPFIGGGALFFEVLPTHATINDFNTDLIYTYEEIRDNVSELIDILKIHNENNSKEYYLDLRSVDRDERFQKMTKTEKAARLLYMLRVNFNGLYRVNSKNQFNVPYGRYKNPKIVNEDLLYNISRYLNQNDIEILNGDFVDAVTDTKEGDFVYFDPPYAPVSLTSAFTSYTHEGFDLYDQERLRDLFVELTNKGVKVMLSNSDVEIIHDLYDDIPGVDIQIVGATRMINSKSSGRGKVNEVIIRNYTK is encoded by the coding sequence ATGGCTGAGACATTAACGAGTTTGAAGCCCTTCACTAAGTGGACCGGAGGGAAAAGACAACTGTTGCCTGAACTTATTACAAATATGCCAGAGCAGTATAATAGATATTATGAACCTTTTATAGGTGGTGGTGCTTTGTTTTTTGAAGTATTGCCAACACATGCAACAATTAATGATTTTAATACAGATTTAATTTATACGTATGAAGAAATTAGAGATAATGTGTCTGAGCTAATTGATATATTAAAAATACATAATGAAAATAATAGCAAAGAATACTATCTTGATTTACGTTCTGTTGATAGGGATGAACGTTTTCAAAAAATGACTAAAACTGAGAAGGCTGCTAGATTACTTTATATGCTACGAGTTAATTTCAATGGCTTATATAGAGTAAATTCTAAAAACCAGTTTAATGTGCCATATGGTAGGTATAAAAATCCTAAAATTGTAAATGAAGATTTATTATACAATATTAGTCGATATTTAAATCAGAATGATATAGAAATTTTAAATGGCGATTTTGTTGATGCTGTTACAGATACGAAGGAAGGCGATTTTGTTTATTTCGATCCTCCTTATGCACCTGTGTCATTAACTAGTGCATTTACGTCATACACTCATGAAGGATTCGATTTGTACGATCAAGAACGTCTACGTGACCTATTTGTTGAATTAACTAATAAGGGAGTTAAAGTGATGTTATCGAATTCGGATGTAGAAATTATACATGATTTATACGATGATATTCCAGGTGTTGATATACAGATTGTTGGAGCGACGAGAATGATCAATTCGAAAAGTAGTGGTAGAGGAAAGGTGAATGAAGTCATTATACGAAACTATACTAAGTAA
- a CDS encoding DEAD/DEAH box helicase, which produces MTKFNQFGLNDNLIQALDEIGFKEATEVQETLIPVINKGKSVVGQSQTGSGKTHTFLLPLMNKIDTKKEEVQVIITAPSRELAEQIYQAANQLAGHYDDELRVSNYVGGTDKKRQMDKLANQQPHVVIGTPGRILDLIESGALKTHTAFAFVVDEADMTLDMGFLEDVDKIAATLPGSLQMLVFSATIPVKLKPFLKKYMDNPVVEHIKPTSVISDTIENWVISTKSKDVEQVVYDLLTIGHPFLAMVFANTKQKVDEITDFLKEKGLKVAKIHGDIPPRERKRVMKSIQNLDYQFVVATDLAARGIDIEGVSHVINAEIPKDLEFFIHRVGRTGRNGLPGIAITLYEPKDEAALAELEKLGIRFEPKAIKKGEIVDHYDRNRREQRSRTQKQLDPSMIGMVKKQKKKVKPGYKKKIRYAIADDQKQKRKIEQRQSNRSKRKARKQDF; this is translated from the coding sequence ATGACAAAATTTAACCAATTTGGATTAAACGATAACTTAATCCAAGCATTAGATGAGATAGGATTTAAAGAAGCAACGGAAGTTCAAGAAACATTGATTCCAGTGATTAATAAAGGAAAAAGTGTTGTTGGACAATCGCAAACAGGTTCAGGGAAGACGCACACATTTTTATTACCACTGATGAATAAAATTGACACAAAAAAAGAAGAAGTTCAAGTCATTATCACAGCACCAAGTCGTGAGTTAGCTGAACAAATTTATCAAGCAGCAAACCAATTGGCTGGCCACTATGATGATGAGCTACGTGTGAGCAACTATGTGGGTGGAACAGATAAAAAACGCCAAATGGACAAGTTAGCAAACCAACAACCTCATGTTGTGATTGGAACGCCAGGTCGTATTTTAGATTTAATTGAAAGTGGTGCACTAAAAACACATACAGCATTTGCTTTTGTTGTCGATGAAGCTGATATGACACTTGATATGGGATTTTTAGAAGATGTCGATAAAATTGCTGCAACATTACCTGGAAGTTTACAAATGTTAGTCTTTTCAGCGACAATTCCAGTGAAATTAAAACCATTCTTGAAAAAATACATGGACAATCCTGTTGTGGAGCATATCAAACCAACGTCTGTTATTTCTGATACGATTGAAAACTGGGTTATCTCGACAAAAAGTAAAGACGTGGAACAAGTCGTCTATGATTTATTAACAATAGGGCACCCATTTTTAGCAATGGTGTTTGCGAATACGAAACAAAAAGTCGATGAAATTACTGATTTCTTAAAAGAAAAAGGCTTAAAAGTGGCTAAAATTCATGGAGATATTCCGCCACGTGAACGTAAACGTGTGATGAAAAGCATTCAAAACTTAGATTATCAATTTGTCGTGGCGACAGACTTAGCTGCAAGAGGAATTGATATTGAAGGCGTTTCTCATGTCATTAACGCTGAAATTCCAAAAGATTTAGAATTCTTTATTCACCGCGTGGGTCGTACTGGGCGTAATGGACTTCCGGGTATTGCCATCACGTTATATGAGCCAAAAGATGAAGCAGCATTGGCTGAATTAGAAAAACTTGGTATTAGATTTGAACCAAAAGCTATCAAAAAAGGTGAAATTGTGGATCATTACGATCGTAATCGTCGTGAACAACGCTCACGTACGCAAAAACAATTAGATCCATCTATGATTGGTATGGTGAAAAAACAGAAGAAAAAAGTGAAACCAGGTTACAAGAAAAAAATTCGCTATGCGATTGCTGATGATCAAAAACAAAAACGTAAAATTGAGCAACGTCAATCAAATAGAAGCAAACGTAAAGCAAGAAAACAAGATTTTTAA
- a CDS encoding AEC family transporter produces the protein MITAYLNILVVFAIIFLGYMLTKKRWFDNHIANVFSKLVLNITLPLSMFLNMTQKFTRAEFLELFTGLALPFVSIIVTFLISIVYSRITRVPDTRKGSFRTMFTAANTIFMGLPVNMAIFGEKAIPYALLYYICNTTFFFTVGIMLISRDNPDNHLEKANFSPEKLLKQLLSPAILGFFVGILWMLTDMAVPKPMIDFSTYVGGMTTSLSLFVIGIIIYQTGFKNLKMDKDVAGVMLGRYIISPLVVYGLSFIIPVPSLMLKVFILQSAMPVQNALPILAKGYGADAEFATTSLTYSIILYIVFIFVILTLFF, from the coding sequence ATGATTACGGCGTATTTAAATATTTTAGTGGTATTTGCGATTATCTTTTTAGGCTATATGCTGACTAAAAAACGATGGTTTGATAATCATATCGCCAATGTATTTTCAAAATTAGTGTTAAATATCACGTTGCCTTTAAGTATGTTTTTAAACATGACACAAAAATTTACTCGAGCAGAATTTTTAGAACTATTCACAGGATTAGCATTACCATTTGTCTCGATTATTGTGACGTTTTTGATTAGTATTGTGTATTCTCGTATTACACGTGTACCAGATACTCGTAAAGGATCGTTTCGCACCATGTTTACGGCGGCTAATACTATTTTTATGGGATTACCTGTTAATATGGCTATTTTTGGTGAAAAAGCGATTCCTTATGCGTTGCTTTACTATATTTGTAATACTACGTTTTTCTTTACGGTTGGTATTATGTTGATTAGCCGAGATAATCCAGATAACCATTTAGAAAAAGCTAATTTTAGTCCTGAAAAATTATTGAAGCAATTACTGTCACCGGCTATTTTAGGGTTTTTTGTTGGGATTTTATGGATGTTGACTGATATGGCTGTGCCAAAACCGATGATTGATTTTTCTACTTATGTTGGTGGGATGACAACCTCTCTGTCTCTTTTTGTGATTGGAATTATCATTTATCAAACAGGATTTAAAAATTTAAAAATGGATAAAGATGTCGCGGGTGTGATGCTTGGTCGCTATATTATTTCACCTCTTGTGGTATATGGGTTATCTTTTATTATTCCTGTGCCTAGTTTGATGTTAAAAGTATTTATTTTACAATCTGCCATGCCAGTTCAAAATGCGTTACCCATTTTAGCCAAAGGTTACGGAGCAGACGCAGAATTTGCGACAACGTCATTAACTTATTCCATCATTTTATATATTGTCTTTATATTCGTCATTTTAACATTATTTTTTTAG